The genomic DNA AAAGCGACCGACAAAAAATATTTTAAATATAATACCCAAAAGAGTCATACCACACTGGATAAAAAAGAGTACCCATTTTGTAGTTCCATCGAAAAAACCTAGCAAGTAAGGAGTATATGAACCAGATATTAAGATATAAATTGCTGAATGATCTAAAATCTTAAATATTTTCTTCAACTTACCCGTGTATAAAATATGGTAAGTTCCAGACATGGTATATAGCAAAATAAGAGAAAAACAAAATAACATCGACCCTATAAAATAACCAACATTACCACTTCTTGCACAGTGCAGCAGTAGTGCACCAGTTCCAATAAGTGCTAAAATAACGCCAAAATAATGAGTCATTGAATTAATCCATTCTTCCAATCTTGAAACTTCTTTTGCCATAAATTCCTCCTAGTATTAGCCAAAATGATATAAAAATAATAAAATAACACTTGTATTTTTTAATCATATTATATCATATTTTTGAACCAAATAACATAATTTTATACTAATTCATCACTAAAAATAATTATAGCTCCGCTATCTTTCATCTCTTGAAAAGCTTTATCAGAATCACATTTTGAGATGTTTACACCTTTACAGCCATCATAAATTACATAAACTTTATATCCAAGAGACAGAGCATCTAAAACTGTAAATTTAACACAATAATCTGTAGCTAGTCCCATTACGTATAAAGTGTCTATATCATTTGCTCTTAAAATTGAATCTAGTTCTGTTTTATGTATTTTTCCATTATCAAAAAAAGCACTGTATGAATCTACGTGAATATCAGTTCCTTTATATACTACATTTTTTACAGGTAAAAGTTGTGGGTGAAAAGAACTTCCTTTTTCATTTTGTACACAATGAACGGGCCAAAATACTTGAGTAAGTCCATTTAACGTTCCAACTTCACCAATTTTACTATTAGAATTAATAGCAAAACTTTTATGTTCTTTAGGGTGCCAATCTTTAGTTGCAATTATAAAATTGTTATTTTTTTCAAAAACTTCAATCATTTTATTAGCAACCTCAATAACCATATCCCCATTTTTTACTTCTAAAGCTCCATCTTTACAAAAATCACATTGCAAATCAACAAGAATAAGGGCTTTCATACAATCTCCTCCACAGTATTAATTTTTTATGATATATTGAAAATTATTATAACATTTTTTTATAAAAAGGATAAGAGCCCTTTGAAAATATTGACATTTAATAAAATAAATGATATAATAGGCCGTTGTGAAATACACACATCAGTTATTTCTAGGCAAGGTGTTTTCTTTGAAAATAGCTTAGTTTTGAGACTGATGGAAGAAATAAACCAAAAAAATCAGGAGGAAAAAATGGCAGTAATAACAATGAAACAATTATTAGAAGCTGGAGTTCACTTTGGACACCAAGCAAAAAGATGGAACCCAAAAATGGCTAAGTACATCTTCACAGAAAGAAACGGGATTCATGTAATCGACTTACACAAATCTTTAAAGAAAATCGAAGAAGCTTACGCAGTAATGAGAGAAATAGCTGAAAACGGTGGAAAAGTTCTATTCGTAGGAACTAAAAAACAAGCTCAAGAAGCTATAAAAGAACAAGCTGAAAGATCAGGAATGTACTACGTAAACAACAGATGGTTAGGAGGAATGTTAACAAACTTCTCTACTATCAAAAAAAGAATCGAAAGATTAAAAGAATTAGAAAAAATGGAAGCTGACGGTACTTTAGATACTTCTTACACTAAAAAAGAAGCAGCTAACTTCAGAAAAGAATTAGCTAAATTATCTAAAAACCTTGGTGGAATTAAAGATATGGAAGATGTTCCAGCAGCTATATTTATTGTAGACTGTAAAAAGGAAACTCTTGCAATAAAAGAAGCTTCAGACTTAGGAATTCCTGTATTTGCTATGATAGATACTAACGTAGATCCAGACTTAATCACTTACCCAATTCCTGCAAATGATGATGCTATAAGATCAGTAAAATTAATCTCATCTGTAATTGCTAATGCAATTATCGAAGGAAACCAAGGTAAAGAAGTAGCTGCAGTAGAAGAAGTAACTACTGAAGTTATAGAAGAAGTAGCTGAATAATTTAACTATTT from Fusobacterium hominis includes the following:
- the trhA gene encoding PAQR family membrane homeostasis protein TrhA produces the protein MAKEVSRLEEWINSMTHYFGVILALIGTGALLLHCARSGNVGYFIGSMLFCFSLILLYTMSGTYHILYTGKLKKIFKILDHSAIYILISGSYTPYLLGFFDGTTKWVLFFIQCGMTLLGIIFKIFFVGRFNFVSTLIYLAMGWMVIFVFDDLKTIISPLSLKLLLAAGITYSLGTIFYTLDKFKFMHGIWHLFVLAGSILNYFSVFYI
- the pncA gene encoding bifunctional nicotinamidase/pyrazinamidase yields the protein MKALILVDLQCDFCKDGALEVKNGDMVIEVANKMIEVFEKNNNFIIATKDWHPKEHKSFAINSNSKIGEVGTLNGLTQVFWPVHCVQNEKGSSFHPQLLPVKNVVYKGTDIHVDSYSAFFDNGKIHKTELDSILRANDIDTLYVMGLATDYCVKFTVLDALSLGYKVYVIYDGCKGVNISKCDSDKAFQEMKDSGAIIIFSDELV
- the rpsB gene encoding 30S ribosomal protein S2 yields the protein MAVITMKQLLEAGVHFGHQAKRWNPKMAKYIFTERNGIHVIDLHKSLKKIEEAYAVMREIAENGGKVLFVGTKKQAQEAIKEQAERSGMYYVNNRWLGGMLTNFSTIKKRIERLKELEKMEADGTLDTSYTKKEAANFRKELAKLSKNLGGIKDMEDVPAAIFIVDCKKETLAIKEASDLGIPVFAMIDTNVDPDLITYPIPANDDAIRSVKLISSVIANAIIEGNQGKEVAAVEEVTTEVIEEVAE